The Jaculus jaculus isolate mJacJac1 chromosome 1, mJacJac1.mat.Y.cur, whole genome shotgun sequence nucleotide sequence CTGATCCTCGAAGTTAGCACTTaatcccctctggattaacaaatttggcagTGTAGCCCATCTGGcactggttttggaagtatgacaaatgcaggaaatagagggtcattggattgcaACACAGGTTTAGAAATGGCCATTGGGCTTAGGTAAGGCAGGGTTGAAGTCCCTTCATGGAGGCTGTGAGGAATAAAAATGTCTACTCTGTGCCATTACTTAACTAGTGATTTGGTTTTATAGGGATTACAGTTAAGGGACTATTTTggatctcagatgagactttggacttttgaacagtgctgggattagtaaAGActgtgaggacttttaaagttggactgaatgaattttGCATCATGATATGGCTGTGAGTCTATGGGAACCAGGTGGTGGTtggaatgcaaaatgtccctcatgtttttgtgattaagccttatatTGAATCCTCAGCTAGCAGAGCCTCTGGGAGGTAGAACATTGCTGGAGAGGTCACTGGGCCAGGGCCTGGGATTTTCTTATAGTCCAGCCCAGTTTGCTAGTGTCAGCTACCTACTCTTGCTACTTCCTCTCTCCTAATATGACAAGATATGATACTTGACTGCCTAATCCTGCCATGATCAaaattcctctcaaaactgtaatcccaggctatagatatggctcagcagttaaggcactcacctgtaaagcctaaaaacccaagttcagcacccatgtaaagccagatgcagagtggcacatgcatctggagttcatttgcagtggctggaggtcctggtgtgcccattctcttggttGCTGGGctgaggtgcacacctttaatcccagctcttaggaggcagatgtaggaggatcacagtgagttcaagaccaccctgaaactacatagtgaattctaggtcagcctgggctactagagtaaaaccctacctcaaaaaaaaaaaaaaaaacaaaaaacaaaaaaaaaccacccctGCAAAccaggactttaatcccagaactcaggaagcagaggtaggagtatcactgtgagtttgaggccatcctgagtctacagagtgaattctaagtcagcctgggctagagtgagaccctacctcaaaaacacaaacagaagccaggtgtggtggcacacacctttagtcccagcactcgggaggcagaggtaggtggactgatGTGGATttaggccactctgagtctacacaatgaatttcaggtcagcttgggctagagcgagaccctaccttgagactccaccaccccccaaaaaatgattggacttctatgtcagTTGGAATAAGTAGCAGAGGCTAGAAAGGGAATATAAGGGacgtaataggatggtattgtatatatgtaagtagaagaacagattaataggagtgaaaaggcttaagtgaggtcaggggatgagaatgagtaaaagaaaggtggagggagggctaatcaaaatctaagaggatgtaaataagtcatatgtaaacctactcttttgggcaatggaacaaccagaagacatagattgttactagaaaattttcggtgccagggatgggataccttccaatgaattgttggccagggaggtcactgatgaccccaaaatattacaggccactgccgaggctcttggtttcccaccaggaatagatggtaagatcctattgctgaagacttcacatgctttgGGCTAGAAGATCATTGAGAAATccagttggagctgagctgaaaacctcttccatgtagaccagctaacataaagctggaaaaagctaggcTGCATGCAGATTCACAGGAGACAAAAAGCaatagtggagatactcaacagcagacaccacaagtcttaaatttggctagccaggccaaatgagccaatggatgcaatagtggaatacttgttatgggggaaaccaaccactctctcattggactagaggcctgctccatgggagagaatacatccatgatattgaaaacctacaacaggggtagtcataagccacAAATCtgttggtatctggctaaatgtatatattctaCTCACCAaattgcctagtaagcacttctcttaatgctcatacctatatattagtgctattctcacttttggtttgagaagcttctcttttcagatggcagtcaccttgggatgactcagcaggcaccatggtactgagaagtgacagaagagtgtttagcactgaaatatctcaatcacaccttctaatgctcagggtccattgagaaagaggtgtcagaaagaatgtaagagccaaaagaagggtaggactccttacaacatgcttctccagacacaagatggcctggatatccgtgacctcacagtgcctgacactatctacacaagaccatcataagaagaaaagatgatggcatcaaaataaaagagagggctggagagatggcttagcagttaagcacttgcctgtgaagcctaaggaccccagttcgagactcaattccccaggacccacgttagccaggtgcacaagtgggcgcacacatctggagttcatctgcagtggatggaggccctggcgcacccattttctctctctctatctgcctctttctctttctgtcactctcaaataaataaataaaaataataaacaaaaaaaattgaaataagagactgattgaaaggagaggggatatgatggagagtggagctgcaaaggataaagtggggggaggagggaattaccatggtttattgtctacaattatagaagttgtcaataaaaaaaaaaaaatgaaagaaagaaaggaaggaaggaagaaagcaagcaagcaagcaaacccCCCCTCTTGCCTTCCTTATGGAGGGAACTCTCtatacttccttctctttccttgtcaTACTTAATAAAGTCTATCTAactcttaaaacaaaaaacaaaaacaaaaaaaaacctgcaggccagaaacaaacctttccttctgTATGCTGCTTCTGTTGGGTATTATGTACAACCACCAAGAAGGCAACTACTACACTATGCAACATCATGCCTGAGTCCTGATTAGTGCAGTAAGGCAAACAGCAGACATGAAAGACATGTagattagaaaggaaaaaagaaaactactctATTCACAGATGTCAGATCTATCAACACAGATAATTTCAAAAAAATCTACAAAGGAGCCTTTACGTTAAGGTTAGCATGACTCAGTAGAAAATTAGTATGCAAAAATCAATCGCAGGGCtacagacatggcttagcagttaaattcttgtctgtgaagcctaaggatgccagttcgaggctcaattccccaggacccatgttagccagatgcacaaaaggacatacacatctggagtttgtttgtggtagctgaaggccctggtgcgcccattctctcaatctcaatctcaatctcaatctccctctctctctctctacccccccccccgctttctttctctgtctgttgctctcaaataaataaataaaaatgaacaaaatcttaaaaaaaaaaatcaattgcagTGAGGTGCTGTGacataggcctgtaatcccagcacccaggaggctaaggccaaaggaccatgagtttaaggctagcctgtgTTACACtgtgagactctatttcaaataaCAAACCAACCATGCAATAAAGGTATTTCTACCTTTTAGCAATAAAAAAATGGAAACTAAAAACTTTTTCTTTAATGTACCTCTtataataaaaccaaaacatGAAATACCTAGACTGCTAGAATTCTAGGTAAGAGAGTATGTGTAGAATATACTGAAAACTATGAGATACTGACTTTGCTAAGCCCCTAGGATGACCCCAATGAGCTCTGCCATCAGGTATCACATCTACATATCACCCTACCCCTTGAGTGTGCAGATGTAAAGGAATGACTTGACTTTCACCAACAGAATTCAGTGATGATGATGGAATGTCACTCCTATGACTAAACTGTAAAACACTGTGGCTATCACCGATTGTACGCTTTCTCTCCTATCTTCTCAGTTTGCTCACATTGATGACTGATGATACAAACTGCCCATGTAGAGCAACAGCCGGCAAAGAACTGAGACTTTCAACAGAAAAGGCTATGCAAACTGAAACCTACTAACTCCAGAGTATGACTGGAAGCAGTCCCTTCCCTGCTTGAGCCTCCAGATGGGATCATACCATAAGCTGACACCCAGATTACAACCCTGTAACATGTCAATTGTGAAGCCTGAATTTCAGACTAAAAGAAAGTGTAAGATAACAAATGTAGGCTGCTTTAAGCAATGAAGTTTGGGGTAATTTGTTATGTGATAGATAAATCActgatcaaagaaatcaaaggctcAAACAAATGCAGAGataaatatgttcatattttgaaaattaatctATTGACAACACAACCAAAATCAAAATccaagtagaattttttttttttttcccctgaggtaggatctcaatctagcccaggctgacctggaattcactctgtagtctcagggtggccttgaactcatggcaatcctcctacctctgcctcctgaatgatgggattaaaggcaagtgccactatgcctggcaagatttttcttaaaaaaaaaaaaattaaataggggttggagaaatggcttagaggttaaggcatttgcctgtgaagccaaaggacccaggttcaattccccaggacccacataagccagatgcacaaggggcacatgcatctggagttcatttgcagtggctagaggccctggcatgcccattctctctctctgtgtctctcttctctctctgcttgcaaataaacaaataaaatttattttaaaaaattaaatagctaaTTATAAACTAATATttctagaagaaaacagaaaaagaaaataaaatcttgtaACTGGGTTTGGTGGggtttgtgtgtatatgatgtatgcttgtgtgtgtacatgtatacatcctgtgtgtatgtgtgtgagggccAGAGAACAATGCCAGGTGTCCTTGTCTAttgctcttcctttctgtttccaagagatggaatctctcactgaacctggagttgctGGGTTTTGGTCATATTAGCTAACCAGtactgagccccagtgattctgtcTCTATCctcctcaggactggggttacaggcatgtgtagaTACACTTGGCTTTCTATTTGAGTGCTGTGGATTGAGCTCAGTTCCTCATACTTGTGTAGCAAGCATCTTACCCaataagcctgtaatcccagccagcacttgggagatggaggtaagaggatcagaagtCATGTCACcctcaactacatagcaaattcaaggcaaCACTaggcttcatgagaccctgtttgaaaaagggaaaaaaaaggaactggaggatggctcaccagttaaaggtacttgcttgcaaagcctgctgatctgggtttgattccctagtacctatgtaaagccagatgcacaaagtggcacaaacatctggaattcatttgcagtgacaaaacgTCCCGGTGCATCCataccattttttgtttttgtctgcttctttgtttctctcattctcaaatacataaagaaaatttatcatcatcaacaacaaaaggctggagagatggctcagtggctaaaggcacttggaAAGCCCGataccctgggttccattccccagtacccacataaaaccagaagcacaaagcagcacatgtgtctggagtttatttgcagtggcaagagtccctggcgcACCTATACTTACTCCCACTCTCATATaaatttatacacatacacacacacacacacacacacacacacacacacacacacacacagttttttgaggtagggtttcactctggtccaggttaacctggaattcaccatgtagtctcagggtgacctcaaactcacaggatcctcctacctctgcatcctgagtgctgggattaaaggtatgcatcaccatacccagtaataaaaaactttgaaaaaagaaaaagtccttgCTGGCCCCTAGGAGCAATGATAAACTTTGGACTTCTACTTGCTAGTTTTTGGAATAAAAAGTCATCTTCTTAGCCAGctatgatagcacatgcctgttatcccagtattctgtattcccagcactagggagactgagacagaaggataCTGAATTCAGTATCAGCCTAGGCTATAcaatgagaccttatcttaaaacaaaacatcaaTGTCTCTTTCCTTACCTATTCTGTCTCACAAAGAATTTTAACTGATAAAACAGATTTTGCACATTTTGGAAAAGTCTGAACAGTGTTTGGATTTGGTATTTATTatgtgaataaaaaggagaaaaacactACCTAGGACACAAGGCCAGACTCAAATCAGCCCAAGTCATCCTAATTTGACAAGATGCACTTTATCACATCAAGTACCTGTGGCCCAGTAGTAAATATCCCAGTCATTACTAGGCTCATTAATCAGGCGGTCGTAGAGGTTCAGCTGCTTCTCGGTCATGTTGTGCAGATGTTCTTTAGCAAAGAGGCTgaaacaagaaggaaggaaattggAAAGTGTGTCTATTCAGAGAGGTGACACCCAGACCACTAACACCCTACCTAAGCAGAATGCAGTTTTCCAACAtgcccctcttcctgctctcataGAGTAAGCGTGCTCTTTTGGTTTCTATGGATTCATCAGTCCTCTCCTGCCATGGAGGCAAAGGGATTTCAATCACATCTTTTTGGGAATCTGTTGGGCTGTCACCTCTGTAGAAGCGACTGAATGATGTCACACTGAGCATAGGAGACAACATGTTGTGCCTTGACAGcatctgaaacaaacaaaaaaaaatctttatagtaACAATGATTACCATCACTTGTTGACCCAACACTTAGGTGTTAAATGCATGAGATCTCATTTGGCCCTGCTGATACTGTACCCTCTTCAGAGCCAAGGGATCCAGAAATCCAGGAACCCAAGGCTCACAGAGGACAGTGATCTAAAGAGAACCACAGAAGGCTGGGTAGAAGGATCAGAGGGTTCGAGCAGCtgatatgcaagcatgaggacatgaactCCTGCCAACCCAAACAAAAAGTCAGGTGGGCATAGCCACTGATGTATGTAAGACTAGCAtttaaggaggcagagacaggaggaccactggggttctctggtcagccagccgaactgaaaaaaaagagggtgctaaaggttcagtaagagacactGCCTTAGGGAAATAACagcagtggggtgtggtggcacatgtttttaaacccagcactctggaggccaaagtagaaggattgctgatttcaaagccagtctgaaactacatagtgaattccagatcagcctgaactagattgagaccctacatcaataacaaaccaaaaaaaaagaaagaaagaaaagaaaggggctggagagatggtgtaggggttaagcacttgtctgtggagcctaaggaccttggttcatgGCTCAACTCCACAacgacccacatacgccagatgcacaagggggcgcatgagtctggagtttgtctgcagtggcaggaggccctggagcacccattcttttatctatctgcctctttctctctctgttgctctcaaatggaGACACTGACTCAAGAATACATAGACCAATTCTCTCTGTGAGAAGGTAGGAAGCAGGCTCCTGCACCCCAGAGAAATACAAAACTAGCTGTACTGACGCCTATAGAAAAAGCTGAAGAACTTGTTATAGTCTGCCTCTCCTCCAGCATAGGGTGACGCAGAGAAAATTCCCAGCTTCAGATGTATACCTCCTCACTGAAACTTGTGTCCCATGTTCAGACTACTGAAAGGTTGTGCAAGGGACTAATTTCTGTCTTGCCTAAATCTAAGTGCTATGGGAAAAGATACATGGTTGGGAGCTGTAGAAAACAAAGgagatgggggttggagagatggcttagtggttaagtgcttgcctgtgacacctaagaaccctggttcaaggctccattccctaggacccatgttagctagatgcacaagggggcacacacgtctggagtttgtttgcagtggctggaggccctggggcacccattttctctctctctctctctctgcctctttctgtctgtcgctctcaaataaataaataaaaatgagcaaaaaagattcttttaaaaaaggtgtgcatgaccacacctgattttttttaaaggagatagTTTAGATTAGCAAGCACTAACTTGCAATGGTACCCTTTTCTGTCTTACTACAGAATGAACAGAAAAATCTGCAATTCTCACATCTCTGTGGGAAGACTGAGTTGAAGTGCTCTACTAATATTCCAGTTTTTTGGATAACTGACTGCCTATGGGACTGGTTTCTAACTCTCAGAACTCTCAGAGTTCTGACAAGATCCAGCCTATTGATACCTAAGGGCCACTGAGAGCTGAACAGTTCACTGTTGATCCAGAGTACCCCAGATATAGCCTCATCCCAGGGCTAGGGCAAAAGTGGGCTGGATGTCTAATGTTCTGGGCTTCAGGACTGGTTTCTGTTCTGTGCAACTTGGAACACTGAAAGACTCTGCATACTCTAGAAATCTAATGGCTTACTGAGAATAAGAGAGCTGAGCAACCATCTGGGAGTGGTGGattatgtctataatcccaacactcaggaggactgctgtaaactTGAGGACagtttagactacatagtgagtttgaagccagcctgggctaaagtgagagcgTGAAAGAGCGAGCTGAGCAACTGGCAGCAGCTCCAAAGAAGCATCATACATGGACACCAGAGAGCACAACAAATCATAAACTGCTgagataaaaaacaaacaaaacctggcaAATACTCTAACCAGAAATTCATACCCATTAAATCCTGAGAAGTCAGCCATAGAAAAGAACTGAGGCCTGCTGACTGGCAAAGATCCTTCCTTAGCTGAAGTTAGCCCATAAAGACTTTTCATAGTGTAGCTCTTGGCCAAACTGAAACACTCCCTCCTGAAGGGAGGATATTGAGCCTCAGGGAAGCTAAATTAACTTAAGAGGTTCAAGAAGCTTGGggaaaaagctgggtatggtggcgcacacctttaatcccagcactcgggaggcagaggtaggaggaatcactgagagtttgaagccaccctgagaatacatagtgaattgcaagtcagcctgagctagaaagccaaaaaaaaaaaaaagcagcagcagc carries:
- the Sdhaf2 gene encoding succinate dehydrogenase assembly factor 2, mitochondrial, which gives rise to MAVVTVLPAVARMLSRHNMLSPMLSVTSFSRFYRGDSPTDSQKDVIEIPLPPWQERTDESIETKRARLLYESRKRGMLENCILLSLFAKEHLHNMTEKQLNLYDRLINEPSNDWDIYYWATEARPAPEIFENEVLELLRDFAKNKNKEQRLRAPDLEYLFEKPH